The Falco rusticolus isolate bFalRus1 chromosome 5, bFalRus1.pri, whole genome shotgun sequence genome has a segment encoding these proteins:
- the LRRC4B gene encoding leucine-rich repeat-containing protein 4B isoform X2 has product MAAPAPLRMPLPLPPPALLLLLLLLLAPAAPAAAPTSCPAACSCSNQASRVICTRRELLEVPASISVNTRYLNLQENHIQVIRTDTFKHLRHLEILQLSRNLVRKVEVGAFNGLPNLNTLELFDNRLTTVPTQAFEYLSKLRELWLRNNPIESIPSYAFNRVPSLRRLDLGELKRLEYISEAAFEGLVNLRYLNLGMCNLKEIPNLTALVRLEELELSGNRLGRVRPGSFQGLGSLRKLWLMHARVAAVERNAFDDLKALEELNLAHNELASLPHDLFAPLHRLERVHLHHNPWRCDCDVLWLSWWLRETVPSNTSCCARCHAPPALRGRYLGELEPGHFTCYAPVIVEPPADLNVTEGMAAELKCRTGTAMTSVNWLTPNGTLMTHGSYRVRISVLHDGTLNFTNVTVQDTGQYTCMVTNAAGNTTASATLNVSAADAAAAAAAAAAATGYTYFTTVTVETTDAGGEEPAPQTAPAPTVGWENAGGSTAAPATRATGKPFTVPITAAAAGAGGGLQDLDDVLKTTKIIIGCFVAITFMAAVMLVAFYKLRKQHQRHKHRGGPARAVEIVNVEDELAGGTGGGGGGGGGSGGGGGSSGGDNRLALPALERDHLDRYAAFAAHYSNSGAALGCGKNPLLNSVHEPLLFKSPSKENVQETQI; this is encoded by the coding sequence ATGGCGGCCCCGGCGCCCCTTAGGatgccgctgccgctgccgccgccggcattgctgctgctgctgctgctgctgctggccccggCTGCTCCGGCTGCTGCTCCAACCTCGTGCCCAGCCGCTTGTTCCTGCAGCAACCAGGCGAGCCGGGTGATTTGCACCCGCCGGGAGCTGCTGGAGGTCCCAGCTAGCATCTCGGTGAACACGCGGTACCTGAACCTGCAGGAGAACCACATCCAGGTGATCCGCACCGACACCTTCAAACACCTGCGGCACCTGGAGATCCTGCAGCTGAGCCGCAACCTGGTGCGCAAGGTAGAGGTGGGCGCCTTCAACGGGCTGCCCAACCTCAACACCTTGGAGCTCTTCGACAACCGCCTGACCACCGTCCCCACCCAAGCCTTTGAGTATCTCTCCAAGCTGCGGGAGCTGTGGTTGCGCAACAACCCCATCGAGAGCATCCCCTCCTACGCCTTCAACCGCGTGCCCTCCCTGCGCCGCCTCGACCTGGGCGAGCTCAAGCGCTTGGAGTACATCTCCGAAGCTGCCTTTGAGGGCTTGGTCAACCTCCGCTACTTGAACTTGGGGATGTGCAACCTGAAGGAGATCCCCAACTTGACGGCCTTGGTGCGGTTGGAAGAGTTGGAGTTGTCGGGGAACCGCCTGGGGCGTGTGCGGCCAGGTTCCTTCCAAGGCTTGGGGAGCTTGAGGAAGCTCTGGTTGATGCACGCGCGCGTGGCGGCAGTGGAGCGCAATGCCTTCGATGATCTCAAAGCTTTGGAGGAGCTGAATTTGGCCCACAACGAGCTGGCCTCGCTGCCCCACGACCTCTTCGCCCCCTTGCACCGCCTGGAGCGGGTTCACTTGCACCACAACCCTTGGCGCTGCGACTGCGACGTCTTGTGGTTGAGTTGGTGGTTGAGGGAGACGGTGCCCAGTAACACCAGTTGCTGCGCCCGTTGCCACGCGCCGCCGGCATTGCGGGGGCGTTACTTGGGGGAGTTGGAACCAGGGCATTTCACCTGCTATGCGCCGGTGATTGTGGAACCCCCGGCCGACCTCAATGTCACCGAAGGGATGGCGGCCGAACTCAAGTGCCGTACCGGCACCGCCATGACGTCGGTCAACTGGTTGACCCCCAACGGGACGTTGATGACCCACGGTTCCTACCGGGTGAGGATCTCTGTCCTTCACGACGGTACCCTCAACTTCACCAACGTCACTGTGCAGGACACGGGGCAGTACACCTGTATGGTCACCAACGCCGCCGGCAACACCACCGCCTCCGCCACGCTCAACGTCTCGGCAGCCGAtgccgccgctgctgccgctgccgctgctgccgctACCGGTTACACCTATTTCACCACCGTCACGGTGGAAACCACCGATGCCGGCGGTGAGGAACCAGCTCCGCAAACCGCCCCAGCGCCCACCGTCGGGTGGGAAAACGCCGGTGGCTCCACAGCGGCTCCAGCCACCCGTGCCACCGGTAAACCCTTCACCGTCCCCAtcacggcggcggcggcgggggcgggtggggggtTACAGGATCTGGACGACGTCTTGAAGACCACCAAGATCATCATCGGGTGCTTCGTGGCCATCACCTTCATGGCGGCCGTCATGCTGGTGGCGTTCTACAAGCTCCGCAAGCAACACCAGCGCCACAAGCaccgcggcggccccgcgcgCGCTGTTGAGATCGTCAACGTAGAGGACGAGTTGGCCGGGGGGACCGGTGGTGGCGGTGGTGGCGGTGGCGGCAGTGGTGGCGGTGGCGGCAGTAGCGGTGGGGACAACCGGTTGGCGTTGCCAGCGTTGGAGCGGGATCACCTTGACCGTTACGCCGCCTTCGCTGCCCATTACAGCAACAGCGGCGCGGCGCTGGGCTGCGGCAAGAACCCGCTGCTCAACTCGGTGCACGAACCCCTGCTCTTCAAGAGCCCCTCCAAGGAGAACGTGCAGGAGACCCAGATCTGa
- the LOC119148434 gene encoding histone H2A type 2-like, giving the protein MGRKRFDPRRGIRGRAAVGGVAVPVVERVVMSGRGKQGGKTRAKAKSRSSRAGLQFPVGRVHRLLRKGNYAERVGAGAPVYLAAVMEYLTAEILELAALQRLKSPEEPQFHPRTPADARLPAKPFERRNPERNPRSGTTRGRK; this is encoded by the exons ATGGGAAGGAAGCGTTTCGATCCGCGGCGGGGTATAAGAGGCAGGGCGGCGGTGGGGGGGGTAGCAGTGCCGGTAGTGGAGCGAGTGGTGATGTCGGGCAGGGGGAAACAGGGGGGCAAAACCCGGGCTAAGGCAAAGTCCCGCTCGTCCCGCGCCGGCCTCCAGTTCCCTGTAGGCCGCGTTCACCGCCTGCTGCGGAAGGGTAACTATGCCGAGCGGGTGGGCGCCGGAGCCCCCGTATATCTGGCTGCAGTGATGGAGTACCTGACAGCTGAGATTCTGGAGCTGGCAG CGCTACAGCGTTTGAAGAGTCCAGAAGAGCCTCAGTTCCACCCTCGAACCCCCGCAGACGCCAGGTTACCCGCAAAGCCTTTTGAGCGGCGCAATCCGGAGCGTAACCCCCGCTCAGGCACCACGCGGGGGCGTAAGTAA
- the LOC119148435 gene encoding histone H2B 5, with the protein MPEPAKSAPAPKKGSKKAVTKTQKKGDKKRRRSRKESYSIYVYKVLKQVHPDTGISSKAMGIMNSFVNDIFERIAGEASRLAHYNKRSTITSREIQTAVRLLLPGELAKHAVSEGTKAVTKYTSSK; encoded by the coding sequence ATGCCGGAACCGGCGAAATCGGCGCCCGCCCCTAAAAAGGGCTCCAAGAAAGCGGTGACCAAGACCCAGAAGAAGGGGGACAAGAAGCGGCGGCGCAGCCGTAAGGAGAGTTACTCCATCTACGTCTACAAAGTGCTGAAGCAGGTGCACCCTGACACCGGCATCTCTTCCAAGGCCATGGGCATCATGAATTCTTTTGTCAACGACATCTTTGAGCGCATCGCGGGGGAGGCGTCCCGCCTGGCTCACTACAACAAGCGCTCCACCATCACCTCCCGGGAGATCCAGACGGCCGTGCggctcctgctgcctggtgAGCTGGCCAAACATGCCGTCTCCGAGGGCACCAAGGCCGTCACCAAATACACCAGCTCCAAGTAG
- the LRRC4B gene encoding leucine-rich repeat-containing protein 4B isoform X1 yields the protein MCHRPPVCPPVSPPLHPRPLPPTPHPPPPLRPSSAAAAPGLLLPEPNGAERSRTRSRTRTQRRAEPERGAEPSPEPNRARSGGERSRAEPSGAERGGGAGPRRPLERGGRGARCCGPARTTRGPEAGRCPLAMAAPAPLRMPLPLPPPALLLLLLLLLAPAAPAAAPTSCPAACSCSNQASRVICTRRELLEVPASISVNTRYLNLQENHIQVIRTDTFKHLRHLEILQLSRNLVRKVEVGAFNGLPNLNTLELFDNRLTTVPTQAFEYLSKLRELWLRNNPIESIPSYAFNRVPSLRRLDLGELKRLEYISEAAFEGLVNLRYLNLGMCNLKEIPNLTALVRLEELELSGNRLGRVRPGSFQGLGSLRKLWLMHARVAAVERNAFDDLKALEELNLAHNELASLPHDLFAPLHRLERVHLHHNPWRCDCDVLWLSWWLRETVPSNTSCCARCHAPPALRGRYLGELEPGHFTCYAPVIVEPPADLNVTEGMAAELKCRTGTAMTSVNWLTPNGTLMTHGSYRVRISVLHDGTLNFTNVTVQDTGQYTCMVTNAAGNTTASATLNVSAADAAAAAAAAAAATGYTYFTTVTVETTDAGGEEPAPQTAPAPTVGWENAGGSTAAPATRATGKPFTVPITAAAAGAGGGLQDLDDVLKTTKIIIGCFVAITFMAAVMLVAFYKLRKQHQRHKHRGGPARAVEIVNVEDELAGGTGGGGGGGGGSGGGGGSSGGDNRLALPALERDHLDRYAAFAAHYSNSGAALGCGKNPLLNSVHEPLLFKSPSKENVQETQI from the exons ATGTGTCACCGTCCCCCCGTGTgtccccccgtgtcccccccgcTCCATCCCCGccccctaccccccaccccccacccccccccccccctccgcccatccagcgccgccgccgctcccgggctgctgctgccggagCCGAACGGGGCCGAACGGAGCCGAACGCGGAGCCGAACCCGAACCCAGCGCCGAGCGGAACCCGAACGCGGAGCCGAACCGAGCCCGGAGCCGAACCGGGCCCGAAGCGGAGGCGAACGAAGCCGAGCGGAGCCGAGCGGAGCCGAacggggcgggggcgcggggccccGGCGGCCGCTGGAgcgcggcgggcgcggagcgCGATGCTGCGGCCCGGCCCG caccacCCGGGGCCCTGAAGCCGGACGATGCCCCTTGGCCATGGCGGCCCCGGCGCCCCTTAGGatgccgctgccgctgccgccgccggcattgctgctgctgctgctgctgctgctggccccggCTGCTCCGGCTGCTGCTCCAACCTCGTGCCCAGCCGCTTGTTCCTGCAGCAACCAGGCGAGCCGGGTGATTTGCACCCGCCGGGAGCTGCTGGAGGTCCCAGCTAGCATCTCGGTGAACACGCGGTACCTGAACCTGCAGGAGAACCACATCCAGGTGATCCGCACCGACACCTTCAAACACCTGCGGCACCTGGAGATCCTGCAGCTGAGCCGCAACCTGGTGCGCAAGGTAGAGGTGGGCGCCTTCAACGGGCTGCCCAACCTCAACACCTTGGAGCTCTTCGACAACCGCCTGACCACCGTCCCCACCCAAGCCTTTGAGTATCTCTCCAAGCTGCGGGAGCTGTGGTTGCGCAACAACCCCATCGAGAGCATCCCCTCCTACGCCTTCAACCGCGTGCCCTCCCTGCGCCGCCTCGACCTGGGCGAGCTCAAGCGCTTGGAGTACATCTCCGAAGCTGCCTTTGAGGGCTTGGTCAACCTCCGCTACTTGAACTTGGGGATGTGCAACCTGAAGGAGATCCCCAACTTGACGGCCTTGGTGCGGTTGGAAGAGTTGGAGTTGTCGGGGAACCGCCTGGGGCGTGTGCGGCCAGGTTCCTTCCAAGGCTTGGGGAGCTTGAGGAAGCTCTGGTTGATGCACGCGCGCGTGGCGGCAGTGGAGCGCAATGCCTTCGATGATCTCAAAGCTTTGGAGGAGCTGAATTTGGCCCACAACGAGCTGGCCTCGCTGCCCCACGACCTCTTCGCCCCCTTGCACCGCCTGGAGCGGGTTCACTTGCACCACAACCCTTGGCGCTGCGACTGCGACGTCTTGTGGTTGAGTTGGTGGTTGAGGGAGACGGTGCCCAGTAACACCAGTTGCTGCGCCCGTTGCCACGCGCCGCCGGCATTGCGGGGGCGTTACTTGGGGGAGTTGGAACCAGGGCATTTCACCTGCTATGCGCCGGTGATTGTGGAACCCCCGGCCGACCTCAATGTCACCGAAGGGATGGCGGCCGAACTCAAGTGCCGTACCGGCACCGCCATGACGTCGGTCAACTGGTTGACCCCCAACGGGACGTTGATGACCCACGGTTCCTACCGGGTGAGGATCTCTGTCCTTCACGACGGTACCCTCAACTTCACCAACGTCACTGTGCAGGACACGGGGCAGTACACCTGTATGGTCACCAACGCCGCCGGCAACACCACCGCCTCCGCCACGCTCAACGTCTCGGCAGCCGAtgccgccgctgctgccgctgccgctgctgccgctACCGGTTACACCTATTTCACCACCGTCACGGTGGAAACCACCGATGCCGGCGGTGAGGAACCAGCTCCGCAAACCGCCCCAGCGCCCACCGTCGGGTGGGAAAACGCCGGTGGCTCCACAGCGGCTCCAGCCACCCGTGCCACCGGTAAACCCTTCACCGTCCCCAtcacggcggcggcggcgggggcgggtggggggtTACAGGATCTGGACGACGTCTTGAAGACCACCAAGATCATCATCGGGTGCTTCGTGGCCATCACCTTCATGGCGGCCGTCATGCTGGTGGCGTTCTACAAGCTCCGCAAGCAACACCAGCGCCACAAGCaccgcggcggccccgcgcgCGCTGTTGAGATCGTCAACGTAGAGGACGAGTTGGCCGGGGGGACCGGTGGTGGCGGTGGTGGCGGTGGCGGCAGTGGTGGCGGTGGCGGCAGTAGCGGTGGGGACAACCGGTTGGCGTTGCCAGCGTTGGAGCGGGATCACCTTGACCGTTACGCCGCCTTCGCTGCCCATTACAGCAACAGCGGCGCGGCGCTGGGCTGCGGCAAGAACCCGCTGCTCAACTCGGTGCACGAACCCCTGCTCTTCAAGAGCCCCTCCAAGGAGAACGTGCAGGAGACCCAGATCTGa
- the JOSD2 gene encoding josephin-2, translating into MSGPPLPSPSAAGGPAGLYHERQRLELCAVHALNNVLQRPCFTQEAADEICKRLAPNAHLNPHRSLLGTGNYDVNVIMAALQSLELAAVWWDKRRSLERLALGQILGFILNVPSHVSLGFVALPLRRKHWLAVRQLRGTYYNLDSKLRAPVAIGGEAELRAFLRDFLSQGLCEVFLVVPRAVEEAGAWLSPE; encoded by the exons ATGTCAGGCCCCCCCCTCCCATCACCATCGGCAGCGGGGGGGCCGGCAGGGCTGTACCATGAACGGCAGCGCCTGGAGCTCTGTGCTGTTCACGCGCTCAACAATGTCCTGCAGCGACCCTGCTTCACCCAGGAGGCTGCAGATGAGATCTGCAAGAG GTTGGCACCCAATGCCCACCTCAACCCACACCGCAGCCTCCTGGGCACTGGCAACTACGACGTCAACGTCATCATGGCTGCActgcagagcctggagctgGCGGCCGTTTGGTGGGACAAACGCCG GTCGCTGGAGCGTCTGGCGCTGGGTCAGATCCTGGGATTCATCCTCAACGTCCCCTCTCACGTCTCGCTGGGTTTTGTGGCATTGCCGTTACGCCGTAAGCACTGGTTAGCCGTCCGGCAACTTCGCGGTACCTACTACAACCTCGATTCCAAACTCCGGGCACCCGTCGCCATCGGCGGCGAGGCTGAGCTGAG GGCCTTCCTGCGGGATTTCCTCTCCCAAGGGCTCTGCGAGGTTTTCCTAGTCGTGCCGCGTGCCGTGGAGGAAGCCGGCGCCTGGTTGAGCCCCGAGTGA
- the ASPDH gene encoding putative L-aspartate dehydrogenase: MAQAEVPRCRRVGILGYGQLGQFLAGQLLAQGPPLGLALAFVWVRGEGRLEGLPPALRLPDLRLLPQTEVDLVVEVAHPCVAQEHGEDILAHADFMLGSPTVLADPAVEQRLRGAAARGGHTLYVPRGALWGCEDIARMDRAGTLAALKVTMTKAPQSFRLEGWLQERLVAAGGTRTVLYEGPLRPLCPLAPNNVNTMAAAAVAAPHLGFDGIQACLVADPSVPDWHIVEVEVTSVGDKGRALSVTSIRRNPAAPGAVTGSATRHAFWSSLLACHGHGGCVQLC, encoded by the exons ATGGCGCAGGCAGAGGTCCCGCGGTGTCGCCGCGTGGGGATCCTGGGCTACGGCCAGTTGG GGCAGTTCCTGGCGGGGCAGCTGCTGGCGCAGGGCCCCCCCCTGGGCCTGGCTTTGGCCTTCGTGTGGgtgcggggggaggggcggctggaggggctgccccccgccctgcGCCTGCCCGACCTGCGCCTGCTCCCCCAGAC ggaggtggaCCTGGTGGTGGAGGTGGCACATCCCTGCGTGGCCCAGGAGCATGGCGAGGACATCCTGGCCCACGCTGACTTCATG CTGGGGTCCCCCACGGTGCTGGCGGACCCTGCGGTGGAGCAgcggctgcggggggcggcggcgcgggggggtCACACGCTCTATGTCCCCCGGGGCGCCCTGTGGGGCTGCGAGGACATTGCACGCATGGACCGGGCTGGCACGCTGGCT GCGCTGAAGGTGACAATGACAAAGGCCCCACAGAGCTTCCGCCTGGaggggtggctgcaggagcGGCTGGTGGCAGCGGGGGGGACACGCACTGTCCTCTACGAGGGTCCTCTGCGTCCCCTCTGTCCCCTCGCCCCCAACAACGTCAACACCATGGCGGCCGCAGCGGTGGCCGCACCACACCTGGGCTTCGATGGCATCCAGGCCTGCTTGGTGGCTGACCCCAG TGTTCCCGACTGGCACATCGTGGAGGTGGAGGTGACAAGTGTTGGGGACAAGGGACGGGCGCTGAGTGTCACCAGCATCCGCCGTAATCCGGCGGCACCCGGTGCTGTCACTGGCAGTGCCACCCGTCACGCCTTCTGGAGCAGCCTGCTGG CCTGCCACGGACATGGTGGATGtgtccagctctgctga
- the LRRC4B gene encoding leucine-rich repeat-containing protein 4B isoform X3, whose translation MALLVHMMPLPLPPPALLLLLLLLLAPAAPAAAPTSCPAACSCSNQASRVICTRRELLEVPASISVNTRYLNLQENHIQVIRTDTFKHLRHLEILQLSRNLVRKVEVGAFNGLPNLNTLELFDNRLTTVPTQAFEYLSKLRELWLRNNPIESIPSYAFNRVPSLRRLDLGELKRLEYISEAAFEGLVNLRYLNLGMCNLKEIPNLTALVRLEELELSGNRLGRVRPGSFQGLGSLRKLWLMHARVAAVERNAFDDLKALEELNLAHNELASLPHDLFAPLHRLERVHLHHNPWRCDCDVLWLSWWLRETVPSNTSCCARCHAPPALRGRYLGELEPGHFTCYAPVIVEPPADLNVTEGMAAELKCRTGTAMTSVNWLTPNGTLMTHGSYRVRISVLHDGTLNFTNVTVQDTGQYTCMVTNAAGNTTASATLNVSAADAAAAAAAAAAATGYTYFTTVTVETTDAGGEEPAPQTAPAPTVGWENAGGSTAAPATRATGKPFTVPITAAAAGAGGGLQDLDDVLKTTKIIIGCFVAITFMAAVMLVAFYKLRKQHQRHKHRGGPARAVEIVNVEDELAGGTGGGGGGGGGSGGGGGSSGGDNRLALPALERDHLDRYAAFAAHYSNSGAALGCGKNPLLNSVHEPLLFKSPSKENVQETQI comes from the exons ATGGCATTGCTGGTGCACAT GatgccgctgccgctgccgccgccggcattgctgctgctgctgctgctgctgctggccccggCTGCTCCGGCTGCTGCTCCAACCTCGTGCCCAGCCGCTTGTTCCTGCAGCAACCAGGCGAGCCGGGTGATTTGCACCCGCCGGGAGCTGCTGGAGGTCCCAGCTAGCATCTCGGTGAACACGCGGTACCTGAACCTGCAGGAGAACCACATCCAGGTGATCCGCACCGACACCTTCAAACACCTGCGGCACCTGGAGATCCTGCAGCTGAGCCGCAACCTGGTGCGCAAGGTAGAGGTGGGCGCCTTCAACGGGCTGCCCAACCTCAACACCTTGGAGCTCTTCGACAACCGCCTGACCACCGTCCCCACCCAAGCCTTTGAGTATCTCTCCAAGCTGCGGGAGCTGTGGTTGCGCAACAACCCCATCGAGAGCATCCCCTCCTACGCCTTCAACCGCGTGCCCTCCCTGCGCCGCCTCGACCTGGGCGAGCTCAAGCGCTTGGAGTACATCTCCGAAGCTGCCTTTGAGGGCTTGGTCAACCTCCGCTACTTGAACTTGGGGATGTGCAACCTGAAGGAGATCCCCAACTTGACGGCCTTGGTGCGGTTGGAAGAGTTGGAGTTGTCGGGGAACCGCCTGGGGCGTGTGCGGCCAGGTTCCTTCCAAGGCTTGGGGAGCTTGAGGAAGCTCTGGTTGATGCACGCGCGCGTGGCGGCAGTGGAGCGCAATGCCTTCGATGATCTCAAAGCTTTGGAGGAGCTGAATTTGGCCCACAACGAGCTGGCCTCGCTGCCCCACGACCTCTTCGCCCCCTTGCACCGCCTGGAGCGGGTTCACTTGCACCACAACCCTTGGCGCTGCGACTGCGACGTCTTGTGGTTGAGTTGGTGGTTGAGGGAGACGGTGCCCAGTAACACCAGTTGCTGCGCCCGTTGCCACGCGCCGCCGGCATTGCGGGGGCGTTACTTGGGGGAGTTGGAACCAGGGCATTTCACCTGCTATGCGCCGGTGATTGTGGAACCCCCGGCCGACCTCAATGTCACCGAAGGGATGGCGGCCGAACTCAAGTGCCGTACCGGCACCGCCATGACGTCGGTCAACTGGTTGACCCCCAACGGGACGTTGATGACCCACGGTTCCTACCGGGTGAGGATCTCTGTCCTTCACGACGGTACCCTCAACTTCACCAACGTCACTGTGCAGGACACGGGGCAGTACACCTGTATGGTCACCAACGCCGCCGGCAACACCACCGCCTCCGCCACGCTCAACGTCTCGGCAGCCGAtgccgccgctgctgccgctgccgctgctgccgctACCGGTTACACCTATTTCACCACCGTCACGGTGGAAACCACCGATGCCGGCGGTGAGGAACCAGCTCCGCAAACCGCCCCAGCGCCCACCGTCGGGTGGGAAAACGCCGGTGGCTCCACAGCGGCTCCAGCCACCCGTGCCACCGGTAAACCCTTCACCGTCCCCAtcacggcggcggcggcgggggcgggtggggggtTACAGGATCTGGACGACGTCTTGAAGACCACCAAGATCATCATCGGGTGCTTCGTGGCCATCACCTTCATGGCGGCCGTCATGCTGGTGGCGTTCTACAAGCTCCGCAAGCAACACCAGCGCCACAAGCaccgcggcggccccgcgcgCGCTGTTGAGATCGTCAACGTAGAGGACGAGTTGGCCGGGGGGACCGGTGGTGGCGGTGGTGGCGGTGGCGGCAGTGGTGGCGGTGGCGGCAGTAGCGGTGGGGACAACCGGTTGGCGTTGCCAGCGTTGGAGCGGGATCACCTTGACCGTTACGCCGCCTTCGCTGCCCATTACAGCAACAGCGGCGCGGCGCTGGGCTGCGGCAAGAACCCGCTGCTCAACTCGGTGCACGAACCCCTGCTCTTCAAGAGCCCCTCCAAGGAGAACGTGCAGGAGACCCAGATCTGa